From the Lathyrus oleraceus cultivar Zhongwan6 chromosome 4, CAAS_Psat_ZW6_1.0, whole genome shotgun sequence genome, one window contains:
- the LOC127137923 gene encoding uncharacterized protein LOC127137923: MPYSHILPYFLRGSLVQLRELGPPPAVLPPGYDANARCEFHSGAPGNSIENCKELKYKVQDLIDSKAITFAPKGPNVNNNPMPHHNNASVNMMEADNGRRLMSCVDELKTPLIEIKNALMKNNVFPICGNYYEHCLINPQQCGTLKSVIQQLMNQGILVVDCPSIKEDVSTLEIPYDEVPPLQIPYDFSQLTLSTNPVTPIVITVPTPFPYVDTKAVPWMYDTSVYIHGQKVQEEPFKSSDPMINITGTSGVTRSGRIFAPTPTPIGTINPSTSDKGKQIDGAQQRQDPAPSSEVDEFLRIIKKSDYRVVDQLNQTPSKISMLSLLMCSEAHREALVKFLRTAHVPQEISVCQFEGVVNNIATSLSLVLSRVLVDTGSSLNVMPKSSFAKLTIEGLVMKPSELIVRAFDGTRRTVIGEVNLPMKIGSHIFLITFFVMDIYPAYSCLLGRPWIHSAGAVTSTLHQKLKFLVDDKLVVVEGEEDIVVSHLASFKYVEGEGEIREVPFQSFEVINVEMVCPARGESKDAESPMASLKDALTIIKDGHPQGWGRLLELPANKDRTGLGYNSQNLKKPAPIATRGSVIPLSDNFSSAGYLDDNRICAMEEEEEEEEDDDLIFTKTDGNGATKWTEFEIPKVTLIEISSSTTTNDNSATVSYGFDNPINQADEECEEEAELPKELARLLKQEEKVIHPHEESVEVINLGTDEEAKEV, translated from the exons ATGCCTTATAGCCACATTCTACCATATTTTTTAAGGGGATCACTTGTGCAACTAAGAGAGTTAGGACCCCCACCAGCGGTTCTTCCTCCCGGTTATGATGCAAATGCCCGctgtgaatttcattctggagCTCCTGGGAATTCGATCGAGAATTGTAAAGAATTAAAGTACAAAGTTCAAGATCTTATTGATTCTAAGGCAATCACGTTCGCCCCCAAGGGGCCGAATGTAAATAATAACCCGATGCCCCATCACAACAATGCATCAGTGAATATGATGGAGGCTGACAATGGAAGGAGATTGATGTCCTGTGTGGACGAGTTAAAAACACCACTCATCGAGATCAAGAATGCTTTAATGAAGAATAATGTCTTTCCCATCTGTGGTAATTACTATGAACACTGTCTGATTAACCCGCAACAATGTGGAACATTGAAGTCTGTCATACAACAATTAATGAACCAAGGGATCTTGGTGGTAGACTGTCCATCCATAAAGGAAGATGTGTCTACCCTCGAGATACCATACGATGAAGTCCCTCCTCTGCAAATTCCATATGACTTCTCTCAGTTAACTCTGTCGACAAATCCTGTTACTCCAATCGTAATAACAGTTCCCACACCATTCCCATATGTTGACACCAAGGCAGTCCCATGGATGTATGACACCTCAGTCTACATTCATGGTCAGAAGGTGCAAGAAGAACCGTTTAAGTCTAGTGACCCAATGATCAATATCACCGGCACTAGCGGAGTTACGAGAAGTGGAAGGATATTTGCGCCGACACCCACTCCAATTGGAACTATCAATCCTTCAACTTCAGACAAAGGCAAACAAATTGATGGCGCTCAGCAAAGACAAGACCCCGCACCTTCAAGTGAAGTAGACGAGTTCTTACGCAtcatcaagaagagcgattatCGAGTAGTTGATCAGCTTAACCAGACACCCTCGAAGATCTCAATGTTGTCTCTATTGATGTGCTCGGAGGCCCATAGGGAGGCTTTAGTAAAGTTTCTGAGGACAGCTCACGTACCACAAGAGATATCTGTTTGTCAGTTTGAAGGAGTAGTTAACAATATCGCTACTAGCTTAAGCTTAG TCCTATCAAGAGTTTTGGTAGACACTGGGTCTTCCCTCAATGTGATGCCTAAGAGCTCCTTTGCTAAACTAACTATTGAAGGACTCGTAATGAAGCCGAGTGAGCTTATAGTAAGAGCATTTGATGGGACTAGAAGGACTGTAATCGGTGAGGTGAATTTGCCTATGAAGATTGGTTCCCATATTTTCCTTATCACTTTCTTCGTAATGGATATCTATccagcctacagttgtctgcTTGGAAGGCCTTGGATCCATTCAGCGGGTGCAGTCACTTCAACGCtccaccaaaaattgaaattcttAGTTGATGATAAGCTAGTTGTTGTTGAGGGTGAGGAGGACATTGTGGTAAGTCACCTCGCATCTTTCAAATACGTTGAGGGAGAAGGGGAGATAAGGGAAGTCCCATTCCAATCATTTGAAGTTATCAATGTTGAAATGGTTTGCCCAGCAAGGGGTGAATCAAAAGATGCCGAATCTCCCATGGCATCTCTTAAAGACGCTCTGACAATCATAAAGGATGGACACCCCCAAGGATGGGGAAGATTGCTTGAACTCCCTGCCAACAAGGACCGCACCGGTTTGGGATACAACTCCCAGAATTTGAAGAAGCCCGCGCCTATAGCTACAAGGGGATCAGTGATCCCGCTGTCCGATAACTTCTCAAGTGCTGGTTACCTGGATGACAACCGTATTTGTGCcatggaagaagaagaagaagaagaagaagatgatgacTTGATCTTCACAAAGACTGATGGAAATGGTGCCACCAAATGGACCGAGTTTGAAATACCTAAAGTGACATTGATTGAAAT ATCATCCTCGACAACCACCAATGACAATTCTGCTACAGTCTCATACGGCTTTGACAACCCAATTAATCAAGCTGATGAAGAGTGTGAGGAAGAGGCCGAACTCCCAAAAGAATTGGCAAGGTTGCTCAAGCAAGAGGAAAAAGTAATCCATCCGCACGAAGAATCAGTGGAAGTAATTAACCTTGGGACAGATGAGGAAGCAAAAGAAGTTTGA